The Erinaceus europaeus chromosome 16, mEriEur2.1, whole genome shotgun sequence genome includes a window with the following:
- the LOC103117337 gene encoding thymosin beta-4-like, giving the protein MSDKPDMAEIEKFDKSKLKKTETQEKNPLPSKEKTEQEKQAGES; this is encoded by the coding sequence ATGTCTGACAAACCCGATATGGCTGAGATTGAGAAATTCGATAAGTCGAAATTGAAGAAGACAGAAACGCAAGAGAAAAACCCCCTGCCTTCAAAAGAAAAGACTGAACAGGAGAAGCAAGCTGGTGAATCATAA